Proteins found in one Gardnerella vaginalis ATCC 14018 = JCM 11026 genomic segment:
- a CDS encoding HAD family hydrolase, producing MAINTTAAQNTTNHKLSAVFWDMDGTLIDSEPYWHDAEIQIAKEHGGEWNEELAWQYSGGSLKDVAEAMIARGTKMGVEEIGNAMVDYVAQKEQIEVPWVPDVLNLLQKLADAGIPSILVSNSPRRLVENIVNHAPKGAFAGYICGDDGYATKPSSEPYLAAGKLLGISAQNMKYCIAIEDSFAGLKSAAASGATTLAQTAYSNLDVSNGPQFADIHGYEDVTPQTLERYIIARIAQ from the coding sequence ATGGCAATAAACACAACAGCAGCGCAAAACACCACAAATCACAAGCTTTCCGCAGTCTTTTGGGATATGGACGGCACGTTAATTGATTCGGAACCGTATTGGCATGATGCTGAAATCCAAATCGCAAAAGAACATGGTGGCGAATGGAACGAAGAATTAGCTTGGCAGTATTCTGGTGGATCTTTAAAAGATGTTGCTGAAGCCATGATTGCTCGCGGAACAAAAATGGGCGTTGAAGAAATCGGCAACGCGATGGTGGACTATGTAGCGCAAAAAGAGCAGATAGAGGTTCCATGGGTACCAGACGTTCTGAATCTTTTGCAAAAATTAGCGGATGCAGGAATCCCTTCGATTCTAGTGAGCAATTCACCAAGGCGACTTGTTGAAAACATTGTGAACCATGCGCCAAAAGGTGCGTTTGCAGGATACATTTGCGGAGACGATGGATATGCTACAAAGCCAAGCTCCGAGCCATATTTAGCAGCAGGGAAACTGCTTGGTATTAGTGCGCAAAACATGAAGTATTGCATCGCTATTGAGGATTCGTTTGCAGGGTTAAAGTCGGCTGCAGCTTCGGGGGCGACGACTCTTGCACAAACAGCGTACTCGAATCTAGACGTAAGTAACGGACCGCAATTCGCTGATATACATGGATACGAAGATGTTACGCCTCAAACGCTTGAGCGCTACATTATTGCGCGAATTGCGCAGTAG